One region of Psychrobacter sp. DAB_AL43B genomic DNA includes:
- a CDS encoding proton-translocating transhydrogenase family protein yields the protein MSSTPFVAIFTVFVLAIFVGYYVVWGVTPALHTPLMAVTNALSSIVIVGAMLQTVTIDGSIFTPTSLLGAFAVFLASINIFGGFAVTERMLAMFKPKAKKAVVAPTTGGDA from the coding sequence ATGAGTAGCACGCCATTTGTAGCGATTTTTACCGTGTTTGTGCTTGCTATTTTTGTCGGATACTACGTCGTTTGGGGCGTGACCCCAGCACTACATACACCATTGATGGCCGTAACCAATGCCTTATCCAGTATTGTCATCGTCGGGGCGATGCTACAGACCGTCACCATTGATGGTTCGATATTTACGCCGACCAGTTTACTTGGGGCGTTTGCGGTCTTTTTAGCCAGTATTAATATCTTTGGTGGTTTTGCAGTAACTGAGCGTATGCTAGCGATGTTTAAGCCAAAAGCGAAAAAAGCGGTCGTAGCACCCACTACTGGAGGTGACGCATGA
- a CDS encoding NAD(P)(+) transhydrogenase (Re/Si-specific) subunit beta, with translation MNEFANMIAANADWFYLIGAILFVLTLRGLSSPKTAIRGNRLGMVAMAIAVVTTFFLAEGPVLWLIIGAMVLGAIVGMWKAKTVAMTQMPETVALMHSFVGLAAVAIALATVLHTEQQHGTVARIELFIGCFIGAITFSASVFAFGKLAAKSWAKTLVGGWVKPVQALLFIAMIAFGGVYFVTDSLPAFYAMAVIAVIFGWMWIAPIGGGDMPVVVSLLNSFSGWAAAGIGFTLGNSMLIIAGSLVGSSGAILSYIMCKAMNRSLLNVLFGGMGTSAVAAGSDDGAPKNYKAGSAEDAGFLMANASSVVIVPGYGMAQGRAQNAVKELYELLKEEGVNVRFAIHPVAGRMPGHMNVLLAEADVPYDDILEMDEINSDFASTDVVLVIGANDVVNPSAKDDPSSPIFGMPILEVTKAQTVMVIKRSMSTGYAGLDNSLFYMDKTMMIFGDAKKMVEEMVRSINGAH, from the coding sequence ATGAATGAGTTTGCCAATATGATTGCGGCTAATGCTGACTGGTTTTACTTAATCGGTGCCATCCTTTTTGTCTTGACCTTACGTGGTTTATCTAGTCCCAAAACGGCTATTCGTGGTAATCGCTTGGGTATGGTTGCCATGGCGATTGCCGTTGTAACGACATTCTTCTTAGCAGAAGGCCCCGTACTGTGGTTGATTATCGGTGCGATGGTGTTAGGGGCTATCGTCGGGATGTGGAAAGCGAAGACAGTCGCCATGACTCAGATGCCAGAGACGGTCGCCTTAATGCATTCATTCGTTGGTTTGGCAGCCGTAGCGATTGCCTTAGCAACGGTATTGCATACTGAACAACAGCATGGCACGGTTGCCCGTATCGAATTGTTTATCGGTTGTTTTATCGGTGCGATTACTTTCTCAGCCTCAGTCTTTGCCTTTGGTAAATTGGCAGCGAAAAGCTGGGCGAAGACCTTGGTTGGCGGCTGGGTAAAGCCGGTACAAGCGCTATTATTCATTGCGATGATTGCTTTTGGCGGTGTGTATTTTGTCACGGACTCATTACCCGCATTCTATGCGATGGCAGTGATTGCGGTGATCTTTGGCTGGATGTGGATTGCGCCAATTGGTGGCGGTGATATGCCAGTGGTTGTGTCTCTACTGAACTCATTCTCAGGTTGGGCAGCAGCGGGTATTGGTTTTACCCTTGGCAACTCGATGTTGATTATCGCCGGTTCGCTGGTCGGCTCATCTGGTGCGATCTTATCTTACATCATGTGTAAAGCCATGAACCGCTCATTATTGAACGTGCTATTTGGCGGTATGGGTACATCAGCAGTAGCTGCAGGTAGCGATGATGGCGCACCAAAGAACTATAAAGCAGGCTCAGCAGAAGATGCGGGTTTCTTAATGGCCAATGCCAGTAGTGTGGTGATTGTCCCAGGTTATGGCATGGCGCAAGGTCGCGCACAAAACGCGGTCAAAGAGTTATATGAGCTATTAAAAGAAGAAGGCGTCAATGTGCGCTTTGCCATTCATCCGGTTGCTGGTCGTATGCCAGGACATATGAACGTGCTATTGGCGGAAGCCGATGTGCCTTACGATGACATCCTTGAGATGGATGAGATCAACTCTGATTTCGCCAGTACCGATGTGGTGTTAGTCATTGGGGCCAATGATGTGGTCAATCCTTCTGCGAAAGACGATCCGTCGTCACCTATCTTTGGGATGCCGATTCTAGAAGTGACTAAAGCGCAAACGGTGATGGTGATTAAGCGCTCGATGAGCACGGGTTATGCAGGTCTAGATAACAGCTTGTTCTACATGGACAAAACCATGATGATCTTTGGTGATGCGAAGAAGATGGTTGAAGAGATGGTTCGTAGTATTAATGGTGCTCATTAA
- a CDS encoding ester cyclase, translating to MIQQAKEFIWEYCEAFDNTDADSLPELFSQFVTDDYSWKGVYPFREISGYDEVIEQFWRPLKESVTNLQRRIDIFIGGSNEIEDNSESKNQAVWVMNMGHLTGLFDKPWLDIPPTGKMLNIRYAEFHRIENNKITDTGLFIDLIGVMQQAGVYPLPPSTGQYFVYPGPRNHQGILRGESDPLQTQKTLDTVNMMIDDLNQLNLSGAMGCPPEVLARTWHQNMTWYGPCGIGASYTIERYQKQHQLPFRNGLGDKKYNGHVCRFADGELACFFGWPNLTNTPIGGFLGMPSSVQADMQVVDIYYRKDDKLSENWVFIDIPWWLKQQGLDVLERMRETQV from the coding sequence ATGATTCAACAAGCCAAAGAGTTTATCTGGGAATACTGTGAAGCCTTTGACAACACAGATGCAGACTCGTTACCAGAACTGTTTAGTCAATTCGTAACTGATGATTACAGCTGGAAGGGGGTATATCCATTTCGAGAAATATCTGGATATGATGAGGTAATTGAGCAGTTTTGGCGACCGCTCAAGGAATCCGTCACAAATCTACAAAGACGCATTGATATTTTTATTGGTGGTTCCAATGAAATTGAAGATAATAGCGAAAGTAAGAATCAGGCCGTTTGGGTGATGAATATGGGCCATTTAACAGGGCTTTTTGATAAGCCGTGGCTCGACATACCCCCTACTGGCAAAATGCTCAATATTCGCTATGCTGAGTTTCACCGAATAGAAAACAATAAAATCACCGATACGGGATTATTTATAGATCTTATTGGTGTCATGCAACAGGCGGGGGTCTATCCTCTTCCCCCTTCGACAGGGCAGTATTTCGTTTACCCTGGCCCGCGCAACCATCAAGGAATTTTACGCGGTGAAAGCGACCCTTTGCAGACCCAAAAAACCCTTGATACCGTCAATATGATGATTGATGATCTTAATCAACTCAATTTAAGTGGTGCCATGGGCTGTCCTCCCGAAGTCTTGGCTCGAACCTGGCACCAAAATATGACTTGGTACGGCCCTTGTGGCATTGGCGCAAGTTACACCATTGAACGCTATCAAAAACAGCATCAACTGCCCTTCCGTAATGGCTTGGGGGATAAGAAGTACAATGGACATGTATGCCGTTTTGCTGATGGCGAATTGGCTTGTTTTTTTGGCTGGCCTAACTTAACCAACACCCCGATAGGAGGGTTTTTAGGTATGCCAAGCAGTGTACAAGCAGATATGCAAGTGGTGGATATCTATTATCGTAAAGACGATAAGCTGTCTGAAAACTGGGTATTTATAGATATACCTTGGTGGTTAAAACAACAAGGGCTTGATGTGCTAGAACGTATGCGAGAAACGCAAGTTTAA
- the hisD gene encoding histidinol dehydrogenase, whose product MDVITYLKEGKPETERNQDDAKVRQVVESTLADIEKRGDIAVRELSEKFDNYSPKAFRLSQEEIDELIAQVSPRDLEDIKFAQTQVRNFAQAQRNSMQDIEIETMPGVILGHKNIPVQSVGCYIPGGKFPMVASAHMSVATASVAGVPRIIACTPPFEGKPNPAVIAAMHLGGAHEIYVLGGIQAVGAMALGTETIEPVHMLVGPGNAFVAEAKRQLFGRVGIDLFAGPTETMVIADETVDGEICATDLLGQAEHGYNSPAVLLTTSQKLAEDTMSEIERLLKVLPTADTASKSWEDYGEVIVCETYEEMLEVANEYASEHVQVMTDRDDWFLDNMTCYGALFLGPRTNVSNGDKVIGTNHTLPTKKAGRYTGGLWIGKYLKTHSYQKITTDEAAAKIGRYGSRLCILEGFVGHAEQCNVRVRRYGHQEVPYGAAAD is encoded by the coding sequence ATGGATGTGATTACCTATTTAAAAGAAGGCAAGCCTGAGACAGAACGTAACCAAGATGACGCTAAAGTACGTCAAGTGGTTGAGTCAACATTAGCAGATATCGAAAAACGTGGTGATATTGCGGTACGAGAGTTGTCAGAGAAGTTTGATAACTATTCTCCTAAAGCATTTCGTTTAAGCCAAGAAGAGATTGATGAGTTGATTGCACAAGTGTCACCTCGTGATTTAGAAGACATTAAATTTGCTCAAACTCAAGTACGTAACTTTGCTCAAGCCCAACGCAACTCCATGCAAGACATTGAGATTGAAACAATGCCAGGGGTTATTTTGGGACATAAAAATATTCCTGTGCAGTCAGTAGGTTGTTATATACCAGGTGGTAAGTTTCCAATGGTTGCATCCGCTCATATGTCTGTTGCCACAGCTTCGGTTGCAGGTGTACCTCGTATTATTGCTTGTACACCGCCATTTGAAGGCAAGCCTAATCCTGCTGTAATTGCTGCTATGCATTTAGGTGGTGCTCATGAAATTTACGTATTGGGCGGCATTCAAGCAGTGGGTGCAATGGCTTTAGGGACTGAGACTATTGAGCCTGTTCATATGTTGGTTGGCCCTGGTAACGCCTTTGTCGCCGAAGCGAAACGCCAGCTATTTGGCCGAGTAGGTATTGATTTGTTTGCAGGACCTACCGAAACGATGGTTATTGCAGACGAGACAGTTGATGGTGAAATATGTGCTACAGATTTGCTGGGTCAAGCAGAGCATGGTTATAACTCACCTGCTGTACTGTTAACGACTTCACAAAAACTTGCTGAAGACACCATGAGTGAAATCGAACGTCTACTGAAGGTATTACCCACAGCTGATACAGCATCGAAAAGCTGGGAAGATTATGGGGAAGTCATTGTTTGTGAGACCTATGAAGAAATGCTTGAAGTTGCGAATGAGTATGCTTCAGAACATGTGCAGGTAATGACGGATCGAGATGATTGGTTTTTAGACAACATGACCTGTTATGGCGCATTATTCCTAGGTCCTCGTACTAATGTCTCTAATGGCGATAAAGTTATTGGAACGAACCATACTTTACCAACTAAAAAAGCAGGTCGATATACAGGTGGATTATGGATAGGTAAATATTTAAAAACCCACTCATATCAAAAAATAACCACAGATGAAGCAGCGGCAAAGATTGGCCGATATGGCTCTCGTTTATGCATATTAGAAGGCTTTGTTGGTCATGCTGAGCAGTGTAATGTGCGTGTACGTCGTTATGGTCATCAAGAAGTACCTTATGGCGCAGCTGCTGATTAA
- a CDS encoding SDR family NAD(P)-dependent oxidoreductase, whose translation MQLPTTPSFNLTGKRALVTGASSGIGLGCAVALAESGAEVTLAARSSDKLQAVVKLMKDKGFKANALKLDITDVAAVRHLFKHVSDAEAFDIVVNSAGMAKHSPALETEPDDFDEVSDINLRASYFLMQAAAKQLIGANKAGSLINISSQMGHVGGFDRAVYCATKHAVEGYTKAMAIEWGKHGIRINTICPTFVKTALSASTFADSSKSQWIMNKIHLGRVAEVEDIMGATVFLASEASAMITGTSLLIDGGWTAE comes from the coding sequence ATGCAATTACCAACGACACCATCATTTAACCTGACTGGTAAGCGTGCGTTAGTTACTGGAGCCTCATCTGGTATCGGATTAGGGTGTGCTGTTGCATTGGCTGAATCTGGTGCAGAAGTGACATTAGCAGCGCGCTCTTCCGATAAGCTACAAGCCGTGGTTAAGCTAATGAAAGATAAAGGTTTCAAGGCTAACGCTTTAAAGCTAGATATTACCGATGTTGCTGCAGTTCGTCATTTATTCAAACATGTATCTGATGCAGAAGCGTTTGATATTGTCGTTAATAGTGCCGGTATGGCAAAACACAGCCCTGCGCTAGAGACTGAACCTGATGACTTTGATGAAGTTTCTGATATCAATCTACGAGCATCCTACTTTTTGATGCAAGCGGCGGCAAAACAACTTATTGGCGCAAATAAAGCAGGTAGTCTTATCAATATTTCCTCGCAAATGGGGCATGTTGGCGGGTTTGATCGGGCCGTATATTGTGCTACCAAACATGCTGTTGAAGGCTATACCAAGGCCATGGCGATAGAGTGGGGTAAGCATGGCATTCGTATTAATACTATCTGTCCAACATTTGTAAAAACAGCCTTAAGCGCTTCAACCTTTGCTGACTCTAGTAAAAGCCAATGGATTATGAATAAGATTCATTTAGGCAGAGTTGCCGAAGTAGAAGATATTATGGGAGCTACTGTGTTTTTAGCTTCAGAAGCATCAGCAATGATAACGGGAACTTCATTGTTAATAGACGGTGGATGGACGGCAGAATAG
- a CDS encoding LacI family DNA-binding transcriptional regulator, giving the protein MTNKSLNIKNSIKHQRVTADQVAEAAGVSQSAVSRVYTPGASVSQKVKDKVKKAAKELGYRPNMLARSLITGQSRLIGLVVAHLENLFYAEVIEKLSHALQSHGYHLLIFMAMNDKESTLKVVDELLDYQVDGIITASLSLSSDLTDRCHAESIPVIMLNRLQDDDRLSGVSSDNFVGGRKVADFFVKGNHKRIAHISGWTGSSTQRDREAGFILGLQESGQQLFAKAVGNYDRETAKQATIELFANKTETNRPDAVFVANDFMAFAVIDTLRYELGLKVPEDVSVVGYDDVAAASWESYSLTTVSQPAQRMADEVVSTLLEKIAAPDSPPRRISIDGPLIIRKSAKTPSII; this is encoded by the coding sequence ATGACAAATAAAAGTCTAAATATCAAAAATAGCATAAAGCATCAACGCGTTACAGCAGATCAAGTTGCTGAAGCAGCAGGGGTTAGTCAATCTGCGGTATCTCGGGTTTATACCCCAGGTGCAAGTGTGTCACAAAAAGTTAAAGATAAGGTGAAAAAAGCCGCTAAAGAATTAGGTTACCGTCCAAATATGTTAGCGCGCTCGTTAATTACCGGACAAAGTCGTTTGATTGGTTTGGTTGTGGCTCATTTAGAAAATCTGTTTTACGCAGAAGTGATCGAAAAGCTGTCTCATGCGTTGCAATCGCATGGTTATCATTTATTGATTTTTATGGCGATGAATGACAAAGAGTCCACCCTTAAGGTGGTGGATGAGCTTTTGGATTATCAAGTGGACGGTATTATAACGGCATCTTTGAGCTTATCGAGCGATTTGACGGATCGCTGTCATGCAGAAAGTATTCCTGTAATTATGCTCAATCGTTTGCAAGATGATGATCGGCTTTCTGGTGTGAGCTCTGACAACTTTGTAGGCGGTCGTAAAGTAGCGGATTTTTTTGTCAAAGGTAATCATAAAAGAATCGCTCATATTTCAGGTTGGACTGGATCTTCTACTCAACGCGACCGTGAAGCGGGTTTTATTTTAGGGTTGCAAGAGTCTGGTCAACAGTTATTTGCCAAAGCGGTCGGTAATTATGATCGTGAAACCGCAAAGCAAGCCACGATAGAATTATTTGCTAATAAAACTGAGACAAATCGCCCAGATGCTGTCTTTGTTGCCAATGATTTTATGGCTTTCGCTGTGATTGACACCTTGCGTTACGAGCTAGGACTTAAAGTTCCAGAAGATGTGTCCGTAGTTGGATACGATGATGTTGCCGCTGCTTCTTGGGAATCCTATAGTTTAACGACAGTAAGTCAACCGGCTCAACGTATGGCAGATGAGGTGGTATCTACTTTATTAGAGAAAATTGCAGCTCCTGACTCTCCACCGAGACGTATTTCGATAGATGGCCCATTGATAATTCGTAAGTCGGCAAAAACACCATCAATAATTTAG
- a CDS encoding cupin domain-containing protein — MKGISRVEMEKRIVRYGDLQPCRTAFIDAHTPGSNYKENFTIIGGGVSESPDQHVHIKETPGFNIGAAGQPPHCKNSLHLHTTAEVFFVLSGRWRFFWGLHGTAGEVICEAGDIFNIPTGVFRGFENIGDDYGMIMSILGGDDAGGGVTWAPQVIEDAKAHGLILGDNGRLYDSKKGESLPEGIVPMPLLTKEALKQYPEVPTSVIVPDYVARYWDMMALAKKAPCQVIGEQALIKDKPGFAVDFLTRGSISEEAYQTDRHEVLMVKTGHWTLKWLDDAGAEVKTSIAPGDVVAVPPNLMHSIYPSMSGEAALFRVRNTVESAGPTWMLN, encoded by the coding sequence ATGAAAGGAATTAGTAGAGTAGAGATGGAAAAGCGTATCGTGCGTTATGGAGATTTACAGCCTTGCCGCACTGCTTTTATTGATGCTCATACCCCAGGATCAAATTATAAAGAAAACTTCACTATCATTGGTGGTGGTGTATCAGAAAGCCCAGACCAACATGTGCATATCAAAGAAACCCCTGGTTTCAACATTGGCGCAGCTGGCCAACCCCCACATTGTAAAAATAGCCTGCACCTCCACACCACTGCCGAAGTGTTTTTTGTGTTGAGCGGGCGTTGGCGTTTTTTTTGGGGTCTTCATGGTACAGCGGGGGAAGTGATTTGCGAAGCAGGGGATATTTTTAATATTCCGACTGGGGTATTTCGTGGCTTTGAAAACATCGGTGACGACTATGGCATGATTATGTCGATACTCGGGGGTGACGATGCAGGTGGCGGTGTGACTTGGGCACCACAGGTCATTGAAGACGCTAAGGCTCATGGTTTAATCTTGGGTGACAATGGTCGATTGTATGACAGTAAAAAAGGGGAGAGTCTACCTGAGGGTATTGTCCCAATGCCGCTACTCACAAAAGAAGCGCTTAAGCAGTATCCAGAAGTGCCGACTTCAGTAATCGTCCCTGATTATGTCGCTCGTTATTGGGATATGATGGCGCTCGCCAAGAAGGCACCTTGCCAAGTTATTGGCGAGCAAGCATTGATCAAGGATAAGCCTGGTTTTGCGGTAGATTTTTTGACGCGCGGCTCAATTAGTGAAGAGGCTTATCAAACTGATCGTCATGAAGTTTTGATGGTAAAAACGGGGCATTGGACATTGAAGTGGCTAGACGATGCTGGTGCAGAAGTCAAAACCAGTATCGCACCAGGAGATGTAGTAGCAGTGCCGCCCAACCTAATGCACAGTATTTATCCGTCGATGTCTGGCGAAGCAGCGCTATTTAGAGTGAGAAATACAGTCGAATCCGCAGGGCCTACTTGGATGCTTAATTGA
- a CDS encoding alpha/beta fold hydrolase — protein sequence MIPLVLIPGMMCDARLYTPQISAFSHKVPIHIVPISTHNNMQDLAKDILDNAPPIFALAGLSMGGIIAMEVLRQAPHRIAKLALLDTNPKAEAEEVKQSREPLMASVQQHGLAEVMANTIPKYFSPDEILSTKKNLDIIELCNTMAQSSGTEAYINQSLALRDRYDQQETLKKVDANVPTLILCGENDQLCPVERHTLMKSLIPHADLQIIKGAGHLPTLQSPEQTNFALENWLFT from the coding sequence GTGATACCGTTAGTTCTTATCCCCGGCATGATGTGTGATGCAAGACTTTATACACCGCAAATTTCCGCATTTTCTCATAAAGTTCCGATTCATATTGTGCCTATTTCAACTCATAATAATATGCAGGATTTAGCAAAAGATATTCTAGATAATGCACCGCCGATCTTTGCATTGGCAGGATTATCAATGGGCGGTATTATTGCGATGGAAGTTTTGCGTCAAGCACCTCATCGCATTGCCAAACTCGCTTTACTTGATACCAATCCAAAAGCAGAAGCGGAGGAGGTTAAGCAAAGTCGTGAGCCATTAATGGCTAGTGTGCAACAGCATGGATTGGCTGAGGTAATGGCGAATACGATCCCTAAGTATTTCTCACCCGATGAAATTCTATCGACTAAGAAAAACCTAGACATAATTGAGCTTTGCAACACGATGGCTCAGTCATCAGGGACAGAGGCTTATATCAACCAAAGCCTTGCTCTACGTGATAGATACGACCAGCAAGAGACACTAAAAAAAGTTGACGCTAATGTGCCGACTTTAATTTTATGTGGTGAGAATGATCAGCTTTGTCCAGTGGAACGCCATACTTTAATGAAATCTTTAATACCCCATGCAGACTTACAGATTATTAAGGGTGCGGGACATTTACCAACATTACAATCACCAGAGCAGACCAACTTTGCGTTGGAAAACTGGCTATTTACGTAA
- a CDS encoding RraA family protein encodes MNNTLLKLLQSVDTPTVCNAIEVAQGKRGFDSFTRGNMLSSDPDSRPIVGYAVTAKISAIAESTEPKEVIRARRMDYYRAMSDGAKGGMPSVAVVEDVDYPNCIGAYWGEINTTVHKAFGMNGALTNGVMRDLGDMPEDFTVIAPFIGPSHGFVHVKEINTTVDIMGMTVEAGDLVHADRHGAVVIPENIIDKLESAIHKLLNSEKIILTPAKQEGFDFAAFEKAWQAFEESRV; translated from the coding sequence ATGAATAATACCTTACTTAAGCTGTTGCAATCCGTTGATACGCCGACGGTATGTAATGCTATTGAAGTTGCTCAGGGCAAACGAGGCTTTGATAGTTTTACACGTGGAAACATGTTGTCATCTGATCCTGATTCAAGACCAATTGTAGGTTATGCAGTTACCGCAAAAATCAGTGCTATTGCAGAATCTACAGAACCAAAAGAGGTTATTCGCGCCAGACGTATGGATTATTATCGTGCTATGTCAGACGGTGCAAAAGGTGGTATGCCATCAGTCGCCGTGGTCGAAGATGTCGATTATCCAAACTGTATTGGCGCGTATTGGGGTGAGATTAATACGACGGTACATAAGGCATTTGGGATGAATGGGGCATTAACAAATGGCGTGATGCGTGATTTGGGTGACATGCCAGAAGATTTTACCGTTATTGCCCCTTTTATCGGTCCTAGTCATGGCTTTGTCCATGTTAAAGAAATCAATACGACAGTCGATATTATGGGTATGACGGTGGAGGCAGGAGACTTAGTACATGCTGACCGCCATGGCGCCGTAGTTATTCCTGAAAATATTATTGATAAATTAGAATCAGCCATTCACAAATTATTGAATAGCGAAAAAATCATCCTAACCCCTGCAAAACAAGAAGGCTTTGACTTTGCAGCTTTTGAGAAGGCATGGCAAGCGTTTGAAGAATCAAGAGTTTAA
- a CDS encoding ester cyclase codes for MTISKRPEQGILTKDNDLSKTDETIGVIDAMVDGLNDHDIDNMGRFFAESFRWMGNAGCGYKEGLEEFQNGWQRPFQQAFSEKVCIDEARLTQGEWCAAFGRQEAVHSGEFMGIEPTGKKIIIRYMDFWKVEDGKIVDNYVMVDFPSIMMQLGVDPFNGHGWEKFDTKSGDLAHTPKVMK; via the coding sequence ATGACAATATCAAAACGTCCAGAGCAAGGCATACTAACAAAAGATAATGATCTTAGTAAAACAGATGAAACCATAGGTGTGATTGATGCCATGGTTGATGGTTTGAACGATCATGATATTGACAATATGGGGCGATTTTTTGCCGAAAGTTTTCGCTGGATGGGTAATGCAGGATGTGGTTATAAAGAAGGCTTAGAAGAGTTTCAGAATGGTTGGCAGCGCCCGTTTCAGCAGGCATTCTCTGAGAAAGTTTGTATTGATGAAGCAAGGTTAACCCAAGGCGAGTGGTGTGCAGCATTTGGTCGTCAAGAAGCAGTTCACAGCGGTGAATTCATGGGTATAGAACCCACAGGCAAAAAAATTATTATTCGCTATATGGATTTTTGGAAAGTAGAAGATGGAAAGATCGTCGATAACTACGTAATGGTAGATTTTCCTTCTATTATGATGCAGCTGGGTGTTGATCCTTTTAATGGTCATGGTTGGGAAAAGTTTGATACTAAATCAGGTGATTTAGCCCATACGCCTAAGGTAATGAAATAA
- a CDS encoding ester cyclase, whose protein sequence is MIKKTAEQQNKHQIERFNQALYNYDSEKVRSLIDDIFAESAVIQLSYPLETLKNRGALFIEGFEPLKQAIPDLERRTFIVMAGNSGSSMAGNDNSNTDWVGCAGYYTGTFMESWLDIPPTGHQVTMRFHEFYRFENGRIVEMQALWDIPEVMHQAGAWPMVKSLGREGITSAPATLDGNLVGKDYPVEHSQRSQQLVLDMLNSLGESSTGGVSAMKLEKYWHPRCSWYGPSGIGACRGIAGFRNWHQIPFLNAMPNRKTIEENGYLFAEGDYVAFTAWPGMSMTVSNDGWLGIAPAGQEITLRSLDFWRCEDGLIRENWVLVDILHAYKQVGVDVLARMREFNKARYRQFDK, encoded by the coding sequence ATGATAAAAAAGACAGCAGAACAACAAAATAAACATCAAATCGAGAGGTTTAATCAAGCACTATACAATTATGATAGTGAGAAAGTGAGGTCTCTAATAGATGACATCTTTGCTGAATCTGCTGTCATTCAATTATCTTACCCACTAGAAACCTTAAAAAACCGTGGTGCTTTATTTATTGAAGGTTTTGAGCCATTAAAACAAGCCATTCCAGATTTAGAGCGGCGTACTTTTATTGTGATGGCTGGCAATAGTGGTAGCAGCATGGCTGGGAATGATAATAGTAATACCGATTGGGTAGGTTGCGCAGGTTATTACACAGGTACATTTATGGAAAGCTGGCTTGATATTCCTCCAACAGGACATCAAGTTACCATGCGTTTTCATGAGTTTTATCGCTTTGAAAATGGCAGAATTGTTGAAATGCAAGCACTTTGGGATATACCTGAAGTGATGCACCAAGCGGGAGCATGGCCAATGGTAAAAAGCCTTGGACGTGAAGGTATCACATCAGCACCTGCTACCCTTGATGGAAACCTAGTAGGAAAAGATTATCCTGTTGAGCACAGTCAGCGTAGCCAACAATTGGTACTTGATATGTTGAATAGTTTAGGCGAGTCTTCTACAGGTGGTGTCTCGGCCATGAAGTTAGAAAAATATTGGCATCCTCGTTGTAGTTGGTATGGACCTTCTGGTATTGGTGCCTGTCGAGGTATCGCAGGTTTTCGTAATTGGCATCAAATCCCGTTCTTAAATGCTATGCCAAACCGTAAAACGATTGAAGAGAATGGTTATTTATTTGCTGAAGGGGACTATGTCGCATTCACAGCTTGGCCCGGAATGTCAATGACCGTGTCTAACGATGGATGGCTTGGTATTGCACCTGCAGGACAAGAAATAACGCTTCGTAGTTTAGACTTTTGGCGTTGTGAGGATGGCTTAATTCGTGAGAACTGGGTACTTGTGGATATTTTACATGCTTATAAACAAGTTGGCGTAGATGTCCTTGCTCGAATGCGCGAATTTAATAAGGCACGCTATCGTCAATTTGATAAATAA